From Primulina huaijiensis isolate GDHJ02 chromosome 15, ASM1229523v2, whole genome shotgun sequence, one genomic window encodes:
- the LOC140958968 gene encoding uncharacterized protein, with protein MYSSMKLALVLFLACFLLIHGIIAELICEDLPTELCALSIASSGKRCVLETYVNEAGIKKYTCKTSEVLAEKLYGYIENDQCVDACGLDRESVGISSDAFLRPGFAASLCSPECYENCPNIVDLYYNLAAGEGLFLTELCAKQKRSSLRGMHGIFSHGYAAGDAPAPSPF; from the exons ATGTATTCCTCGATGAAGTTGGCATTGGTTCTCTTCTTGGCTTGCTTTCTCTTGATCCATGGGATAATAG CTGAGTTGATCTGCGAGGACTTGCCTACGGAACTGTGTGCCCTGTCGATCGCATCATCGGGGAAGAGATGTGTGCTGGAAACCTACGTCAACGAAGCAGGTATCAAGAAGTACACGTGCAAGACATCGGAAGTGTTGGCCGAAAAATTGTATGGCTACATAGAGAACGACCAGTGCGTGGATGCCTGTGGCCTTGACAGGGAATCCGTCGGGATATCCTCTGACGCCTTCCTGAGGCCGGGATTCGCCGCTAGCCTCTGCTCACCGGAATGTTACGAGAATTGCCCCAACATTGTCGACTTGTATTACAATCTCGCCGCAGGAGAAG GCTTATTTTTAACGGAGCTATGTGCGAAACAGAAGCGCAGCTCCCTCCGCGGCATGCATGGGATTTTCAGCCACGGTTACGCCGCCGGTGATGCCCCTGCTCCATCCCCTTTCTAA
- the LOC140959231 gene encoding peptidyl-prolyl cis-trans isomerase PASTICCINO1-like translates to MYSVIWQINWNSGASCQFLEFQEKMAVVDESEQEFKPQKKKIDSEDDKRKKKITPGSLMKALIRPGSGEKHPTDGDQVIYHCTVRTLDGVVVESTRAQIGGNGIPKRQVLGKSKMILGLLEGIPTMLNGEVAMFKVKPELHYDEEDCPVSSADGFPKDTELHFEIELIDCCKVKVITEDLGVIKKVTQEGQGWEQPREPYEIKAWISAKSGDGKLIFSHTEGEPFFFTFGKSEVTKGLEMGIGTMSRGEKAVIYVDKQYITQGPLIPLVEGIAEVHFEVELVHFVQVRDVLGDGRLIKRRIRDGRGEFPMDCPLQDSLLHIHYKGMLPNEEKTVFYDTRVDNNGHPLEFRSGEGLVPEGFEMCTRLMLPGEIALVTCPPDYAYDKFHRPDKVPQGSYIHWEIELLHYEKQKDWTGMNFRQIMDEVEKIKGTGNRLFKESKYELAKAKYDHVLREFNHVNPQDDDEGKEFSETRNLLNLNVAACYLKMGESRKSLEACNKVLDANPVHVKALYRRGMAYMSAGDFEEARADFNKMMTIDKSSESTVKAALLKLNKEEQEVHLRARRQFKGLFDKKPGVIAEADDVDTQQISSEMPENDNRDGLDGDREYLLQANAPPPRANLWSRLWPTSRRLFTALGLDRCTIL, encoded by the exons ATGTACTCGGTGATTTGGCAGATAAATTGGAACTCCGGAGCTAGTTGCCAGTTTTTGGAATTCCAGGAGAAAATGGCTGTTGTTGATGAATCAGAGCAAGAATTTAAACCCCAGAAGAAAAAAATAGATTCTGAAGATGACAAAAG GAAGAAAAAGATTACACCTGGAAGTTTGATGAAAGCTTTGATAAGGCCTGGAAGCGGGGAAAAACATCCTACCGATGGTGATCAG GTTATATATCACTGCACAGTTCGGACTTTGGATGGGGTGGTTGTCGAGTCAACCCGTGCACAGATCGGAG GCAACGGTATACCAAAGAGGCAGGTGTTGGGTAAAAGTAAGATGATACTGGGATTGTTAGAAGGCATTCCAACAATGTTGAATGGTGAAGTTGCAATG TTCAAGGTTAAACCTGAGCTGCATTATGATGAGGAGGATTGTCCAGTTTCATCTGCCGATGGCTTTCCAAAGGATACAGAACTTCATTTTGAGATTGAGCTGATTGATTGCTGTAAAGTCAAG GTTATCACCGAAGATTTAGGTGTCATAAAGAAG GTAACACAGGAAGGACAAGGTTGGGAACAACCTAGAGAGCCCTATGAAATTAAAGCTTG GATTTCAGCAAAGTCGGGAGatggaaaattgatttttagtcATACTGAAGGAGAACCATTTTTCTTTACGTTCGGAAAATCTGAG GTTACAAAAGGTCTCGAGATGGGAATCGGAACGATGTCAAGGGGAGAAAAAGCAGTAATATATGTCGACAAGCAGTATATCACTCAAGGCCCTCTGATTCCCTTGGTAGAAGGTATTGCAGAAGTCCACTTTGAGGTGGAGCTGGTACACTTTGTACAG GTGCGGGATGTGCTTGGAGATGGACGTTTGATAAAACGCCGGATTCGTGATGGAAGAG GTGAATTTCCTATGGATTGCCCACTTCAAGACAGTCTGCTTCACATTCACTACAAGGGAATGCTTCCAAATGAGGAAAAAACTGTTTTCTATGATACAAGAGTTGATAATAATGGGCATCCTTTGGAATTTAGATCAGGAGAAGGGCTT GTACCAGAAGGGTTTGAAATGTGCACACGACTGATGTTACCTGGAGAGATAGCTCTTGTGACATGCCCCCCTGATTATGCTTATGACAAGTTTCATAG GCCAGATAAAGTACCTCAGGGATCCTATATTCATTGGGAAATCGAGCTTCTTCATTACGAGAAGCAGAAG GACTGGACTGGTATGAACTTTAGACAAATAATGGACGAAGTTGAGAAGATTAAAGGCACG GGTAACAGGCTATTCAAAGAAAGCAAATATGAACTTGCTAAGGCAAAATATGACCAT GTGCTTCGAGAGTTTAATCACGTAAATCCTCAAGATGATGATGAGGGGAAAGAATTTTCTGAGACAAGA AATTTGTTGAATCTCAATGTGGCTGCATGCTATCTGAAAATGGGTGAATCCAGGAAGTCACTTGAAGCATGCAATAAG GTGTTGGATGCAAATCCTGTTCACGTCAAAGCTCTTTACCGCCGAGGAATGGCATACATGTCAGCTGGAGATTTTGAAGAAGCTAGAGCTGATTTCAATAAG ATGATGACCATCGATAAATCATCAGAATCAACTGTGAAGGCGGCCCTTCTCAAACTTAACAAAGAGGAGCAG GAGGTTCACTTAAGGGCTCGTAGACAATTCAAGGGATTGTTTGACAAGAAACCTGGCGTGATTGCTGAGGCAGATGACGTTGATACACAACAAATTTCTAGCGAAATGCCTGAGAATGATAATCGAGATGGTTTAGATGGTGATAGGGAGTATCTTCTTCAGGCCAATGCTCCCCCACCCCGTGCGAACTTGTGGTCCAGATTGTGGCCTACCAGCAGAAGGCTTTTTACAGCTCTTGGATTAGATCGATGCACCATATTGTGA
- the LOC140958522 gene encoding uncharacterized protein isoform X5, with protein MAQRVDEGKFWLQLEFLTDDEVLMGFKGKGLNDFRHGYANSFSFSSELSSPAESVLGSAETESEEDDYVTALTQKLAYATLGDSYLSAENTMGWKLSGSPQSALCSTMTGCGCMPGLSRVSRVSLPLDGANAAAWHSLLAAVERGARMRLIEETSAFCSGNPFACSRKPDTTNPSHGSGSYPDQSRVSYQQLQAAQFQQLKQQQQVGSCLEQGKIAHRHMVRNVKKNGGSGNQNSSPASWPDIPHCQPQPQRSSGTGVFLPRNMGATSVETRKQTVGCPVLVPDRVVRALNMNLKSMDLQQPQSLTKRSDLLEANEALKHGNMISTAEQRRTLRPVPASMNQTLKLPQEWTY; from the exons ATGGCTCAACGGGTGGACGAAGGGAAGTTCTGGCTGCAGTTGGAGTTTTTGACCGATGATGAAGTCTTGATGGGTTTCAAAGGGAAAGGCCTAAATGATTTTCGTCACGGGTATGCAAACTCGTTTAGTTTTAGCTCTGAGCTAAGTTCACCTGCTGAATCGGTGTTGGGCTCGGCAGAGACTGAGAGCGAGGAAGATGACTATGTCACAGCGTTAACCCAGAAGCTTGCTTACGCTACCCTTGGAGACTCGTACCTCTCTGCTGAAAACACCATG GGTTGGAAGTTGTCCGGTTCACCTCAATCGGCTCTCTGCAGTACCATGACTGGTTGCGGGTGCATGCCCGGTTTGAGCCGCGTTTCTCGTGTTTCTCTTCCACTGGATGGCGCAAATGCTGCTGCATGGCATTCGTTGTTAGCGGCTGTGGAGAGGGGTGCGCGGATGAGATTAATCGAAGAAACCTCTGCCTTTTGTTCTGGAAATCCCTTCGCTTGTTCAAGAAAACCTGATACCACCAACCCGAGTCATGGTTCTGGGTCTTACCCGGATCAATCCCGCGTCTCCTATCAACAATTGCAAGCAGCACAA TTTCAGCAGTTGAAACAGCAGCAACAGGTGGGTAGCTGTCTGGAGCAAGGGAAAATAGCTCACCGACATATGGTTCGGAATGTGAAAAAGAACGGAGGTTCAGGAAATCAAAACTCATCCCCGGCGTCTTGGCCGGATATACCGCATTGTCAACCACAACCGCAGCGTAGTTCTGG AACTGGTGTTTTCTTGCCCAGAAACATGGGAGCAACCTCGGTCGAAACTCGCAAGCAAACAG tAGGATGTCCTGTTTTAGTACCAGACAGAGTGGTGCGAGCGTTGAACATGAATCTAAAATCCATGGATCTCCAGCAACCACAGAGCCTGACCAAAAGAAGTG atCTCTTGGAGGCTAATGAAGCTTTAAAGCATGGAAATATGATTTCAACAGCGGAACAGAGGAGAACTCTGCGACCAGTACCTGCAAGCATGAATCAAACACTCAAGCTCCCTCAAGAATGGACCTACTAA
- the LOC140958522 gene encoding uncharacterized protein isoform X3: MAQRVDEGKFWLQLEFLTDDEVLMGFKGKGLNDFRHGYANSFSFSSELSSPAESVLGSAETESEEDDYVTALTQKLAYATLGDSYLSAENTMGWKLSGSPQSALCSTMTGCGCMPGLSRVSRVSLPLDGANAAAWHSLLAAVERGARMRLIEETSAFCSGNPFACSRKPDTTNPSHGSGSYPDQSRVSYQQLQAAQFQQLKQQQQVGSCLEQGKIAHRHMVRNVKKNGGSGNQNSSPASWPDIPHCQPQPQRSSGMKAVFLGECETRSKRTGTGVFLPRNMGATSVETRKQTVGCPVLVPDRVVRALNMNLKSMDLQQPQSLTKRNLLEANEALKHGNMISTAEQRRTLRPVPASMNQTLKLPQEWTY, from the exons ATGGCTCAACGGGTGGACGAAGGGAAGTTCTGGCTGCAGTTGGAGTTTTTGACCGATGATGAAGTCTTGATGGGTTTCAAAGGGAAAGGCCTAAATGATTTTCGTCACGGGTATGCAAACTCGTTTAGTTTTAGCTCTGAGCTAAGTTCACCTGCTGAATCGGTGTTGGGCTCGGCAGAGACTGAGAGCGAGGAAGATGACTATGTCACAGCGTTAACCCAGAAGCTTGCTTACGCTACCCTTGGAGACTCGTACCTCTCTGCTGAAAACACCATG GGTTGGAAGTTGTCCGGTTCACCTCAATCGGCTCTCTGCAGTACCATGACTGGTTGCGGGTGCATGCCCGGTTTGAGCCGCGTTTCTCGTGTTTCTCTTCCACTGGATGGCGCAAATGCTGCTGCATGGCATTCGTTGTTAGCGGCTGTGGAGAGGGGTGCGCGGATGAGATTAATCGAAGAAACCTCTGCCTTTTGTTCTGGAAATCCCTTCGCTTGTTCAAGAAAACCTGATACCACCAACCCGAGTCATGGTTCTGGGTCTTACCCGGATCAATCCCGCGTCTCCTATCAACAATTGCAAGCAGCACAA TTTCAGCAGTTGAAACAGCAGCAACAGGTGGGTAGCTGTCTGGAGCAAGGGAAAATAGCTCACCGACATATGGTTCGGAATGTGAAAAAGAACGGAGGTTCAGGAAATCAAAACTCATCCCCGGCGTCTTGGCCGGATATACCGCATTGTCAACCACAACCGCAGCGTAGTTCTGGCATGAAGGCCGTTTTTCTTGGAGAATGCGAGACCAGAAGTAAGAGAACTGGAACTGGTGTTTTCTTGCCCAGAAACATGGGAGCAACCTCGGTCGAAACTCGCAAGCAAACAG tAGGATGTCCTGTTTTAGTACCAGACAGAGTGGTGCGAGCGTTGAACATGAATCTAAAATCCATGGATCTCCAGCAACCACAGAGCCTGACCAAAAGAA atCTCTTGGAGGCTAATGAAGCTTTAAAGCATGGAAATATGATTTCAACAGCGGAACAGAGGAGAACTCTGCGACCAGTACCTGCAAGCATGAATCAAACACTCAAGCTCCCTCAAGAATGGACCTACTAA
- the LOC140958522 gene encoding uncharacterized protein isoform X4: MAQRVDEGKFWLQLEFLTDDEVLMGFKGKGLNDFRHGYANSFSFSSELSSPAESVLGSAETESEEDDYVTALTQKLAYATLGDSYLSAENTMGWKLSGSPQSALCSTMTGCGCMPGLSRVSRVSLPLDGANAAAWHSLLAAVERGARMRLIEETSAFCSGNPFACSRKPDTTNPSHGSGSYPDQSRVSYQQLQAAQFQQLKQQQQVGSCLEQGKIAHRHMVRNVKKNGGSGNQNSSPASWPDIPHCQPQPQRSSGMKAVFLGECETRSKRTGTGVFLPRNMGATSVETRKQTGCPVLVPDRVVRALNMNLKSMDLQQPQSLTKRNLLEANEALKHGNMISTAEQRRTLRPVPASMNQTLKLPQEWTY, from the exons ATGGCTCAACGGGTGGACGAAGGGAAGTTCTGGCTGCAGTTGGAGTTTTTGACCGATGATGAAGTCTTGATGGGTTTCAAAGGGAAAGGCCTAAATGATTTTCGTCACGGGTATGCAAACTCGTTTAGTTTTAGCTCTGAGCTAAGTTCACCTGCTGAATCGGTGTTGGGCTCGGCAGAGACTGAGAGCGAGGAAGATGACTATGTCACAGCGTTAACCCAGAAGCTTGCTTACGCTACCCTTGGAGACTCGTACCTCTCTGCTGAAAACACCATG GGTTGGAAGTTGTCCGGTTCACCTCAATCGGCTCTCTGCAGTACCATGACTGGTTGCGGGTGCATGCCCGGTTTGAGCCGCGTTTCTCGTGTTTCTCTTCCACTGGATGGCGCAAATGCTGCTGCATGGCATTCGTTGTTAGCGGCTGTGGAGAGGGGTGCGCGGATGAGATTAATCGAAGAAACCTCTGCCTTTTGTTCTGGAAATCCCTTCGCTTGTTCAAGAAAACCTGATACCACCAACCCGAGTCATGGTTCTGGGTCTTACCCGGATCAATCCCGCGTCTCCTATCAACAATTGCAAGCAGCACAA TTTCAGCAGTTGAAACAGCAGCAACAGGTGGGTAGCTGTCTGGAGCAAGGGAAAATAGCTCACCGACATATGGTTCGGAATGTGAAAAAGAACGGAGGTTCAGGAAATCAAAACTCATCCCCGGCGTCTTGGCCGGATATACCGCATTGTCAACCACAACCGCAGCGTAGTTCTGGCATGAAGGCCGTTTTTCTTGGAGAATGCGAGACCAGAAGTAAGAGAACTGGAACTGGTGTTTTCTTGCCCAGAAACATGGGAGCAACCTCGGTCGAAACTCGCAAGCAAACAG GATGTCCTGTTTTAGTACCAGACAGAGTGGTGCGAGCGTTGAACATGAATCTAAAATCCATGGATCTCCAGCAACCACAGAGCCTGACCAAAAGAA atCTCTTGGAGGCTAATGAAGCTTTAAAGCATGGAAATATGATTTCAACAGCGGAACAGAGGAGAACTCTGCGACCAGTACCTGCAAGCATGAATCAAACACTCAAGCTCCCTCAAGAATGGACCTACTAA
- the LOC140958522 gene encoding uncharacterized protein isoform X7: MAQRVDEGKFWLQLEFLTDDEVLMGFKGKGLNDFRHGYANSFSFSSELSSPAESVLGSAETESEEDDYVTALTQKLAYATLGDSYLSAENTMGWKLSGSPQSALCSTMTGCGCMPGLSRVSRVSLPLDGANAAAWHSLLAAVERGARMRLIEETSAFCSGNPFACSRKPDTTNPSHGSGSYPDQSRVSYQQLQAAQFQQLKQQQQVGSCLEQGKIAHRHMVRNVKKNGGSGNQNSSPASWPDIPHCQPQPQRSSGMKAVFLGECETRSKRTGTGVFLPRNMGATSVETRKQTDLLEANEALKHGNMISTAEQRRTLRPVPASMNQTLKLPQEWTY; this comes from the exons ATGGCTCAACGGGTGGACGAAGGGAAGTTCTGGCTGCAGTTGGAGTTTTTGACCGATGATGAAGTCTTGATGGGTTTCAAAGGGAAAGGCCTAAATGATTTTCGTCACGGGTATGCAAACTCGTTTAGTTTTAGCTCTGAGCTAAGTTCACCTGCTGAATCGGTGTTGGGCTCGGCAGAGACTGAGAGCGAGGAAGATGACTATGTCACAGCGTTAACCCAGAAGCTTGCTTACGCTACCCTTGGAGACTCGTACCTCTCTGCTGAAAACACCATG GGTTGGAAGTTGTCCGGTTCACCTCAATCGGCTCTCTGCAGTACCATGACTGGTTGCGGGTGCATGCCCGGTTTGAGCCGCGTTTCTCGTGTTTCTCTTCCACTGGATGGCGCAAATGCTGCTGCATGGCATTCGTTGTTAGCGGCTGTGGAGAGGGGTGCGCGGATGAGATTAATCGAAGAAACCTCTGCCTTTTGTTCTGGAAATCCCTTCGCTTGTTCAAGAAAACCTGATACCACCAACCCGAGTCATGGTTCTGGGTCTTACCCGGATCAATCCCGCGTCTCCTATCAACAATTGCAAGCAGCACAA TTTCAGCAGTTGAAACAGCAGCAACAGGTGGGTAGCTGTCTGGAGCAAGGGAAAATAGCTCACCGACATATGGTTCGGAATGTGAAAAAGAACGGAGGTTCAGGAAATCAAAACTCATCCCCGGCGTCTTGGCCGGATATACCGCATTGTCAACCACAACCGCAGCGTAGTTCTGGCATGAAGGCCGTTTTTCTTGGAGAATGCGAGACCAGAAGTAAGAGAACTGGAACTGGTGTTTTCTTGCCCAGAAACATGGGAGCAACCTCGGTCGAAACTCGCAAGCAAACAG atCTCTTGGAGGCTAATGAAGCTTTAAAGCATGGAAATATGATTTCAACAGCGGAACAGAGGAGAACTCTGCGACCAGTACCTGCAAGCATGAATCAAACACTCAAGCTCCCTCAAGAATGGACCTACTAA
- the LOC140958522 gene encoding uncharacterized protein isoform X1, producing the protein MAQRVDEGKFWLQLEFLTDDEVLMGFKGKGLNDFRHGYANSFSFSSELSSPAESVLGSAETESEEDDYVTALTQKLAYATLGDSYLSAENTMGWKLSGSPQSALCSTMTGCGCMPGLSRVSRVSLPLDGANAAAWHSLLAAVERGARMRLIEETSAFCSGNPFACSRKPDTTNPSHGSGSYPDQSRVSYQQLQAAQFQQLKQQQQVGSCLEQGKIAHRHMVRNVKKNGGSGNQNSSPASWPDIPHCQPQPQRSSGMKAVFLGECETRSKRTGTGVFLPRNMGATSVETRKQTVGCPVLVPDRVVRALNMNLKSMDLQQPQSLTKRSDLLEANEALKHGNMISTAEQRRTLRPVPASMNQTLKLPQEWTY; encoded by the exons ATGGCTCAACGGGTGGACGAAGGGAAGTTCTGGCTGCAGTTGGAGTTTTTGACCGATGATGAAGTCTTGATGGGTTTCAAAGGGAAAGGCCTAAATGATTTTCGTCACGGGTATGCAAACTCGTTTAGTTTTAGCTCTGAGCTAAGTTCACCTGCTGAATCGGTGTTGGGCTCGGCAGAGACTGAGAGCGAGGAAGATGACTATGTCACAGCGTTAACCCAGAAGCTTGCTTACGCTACCCTTGGAGACTCGTACCTCTCTGCTGAAAACACCATG GGTTGGAAGTTGTCCGGTTCACCTCAATCGGCTCTCTGCAGTACCATGACTGGTTGCGGGTGCATGCCCGGTTTGAGCCGCGTTTCTCGTGTTTCTCTTCCACTGGATGGCGCAAATGCTGCTGCATGGCATTCGTTGTTAGCGGCTGTGGAGAGGGGTGCGCGGATGAGATTAATCGAAGAAACCTCTGCCTTTTGTTCTGGAAATCCCTTCGCTTGTTCAAGAAAACCTGATACCACCAACCCGAGTCATGGTTCTGGGTCTTACCCGGATCAATCCCGCGTCTCCTATCAACAATTGCAAGCAGCACAA TTTCAGCAGTTGAAACAGCAGCAACAGGTGGGTAGCTGTCTGGAGCAAGGGAAAATAGCTCACCGACATATGGTTCGGAATGTGAAAAAGAACGGAGGTTCAGGAAATCAAAACTCATCCCCGGCGTCTTGGCCGGATATACCGCATTGTCAACCACAACCGCAGCGTAGTTCTGGCATGAAGGCCGTTTTTCTTGGAGAATGCGAGACCAGAAGTAAGAGAACTGGAACTGGTGTTTTCTTGCCCAGAAACATGGGAGCAACCTCGGTCGAAACTCGCAAGCAAACAG tAGGATGTCCTGTTTTAGTACCAGACAGAGTGGTGCGAGCGTTGAACATGAATCTAAAATCCATGGATCTCCAGCAACCACAGAGCCTGACCAAAAGAAGTG atCTCTTGGAGGCTAATGAAGCTTTAAAGCATGGAAATATGATTTCAACAGCGGAACAGAGGAGAACTCTGCGACCAGTACCTGCAAGCATGAATCAAACACTCAAGCTCCCTCAAGAATGGACCTACTAA
- the LOC140958522 gene encoding uncharacterized protein isoform X2 — protein MAQRVDEGKFWLQLEFLTDDEVLMGFKGKGLNDFRHGYANSFSFSSELSSPAESVLGSAETESEEDDYVTALTQKLAYATLGDSYLSAENTMGWKLSGSPQSALCSTMTGCGCMPGLSRVSRVSLPLDGANAAAWHSLLAAVERGARMRLIEETSAFCSGNPFACSRKPDTTNPSHGSGSYPDQSRVSYQQLQAAQFQQLKQQQQVGSCLEQGKIAHRHMVRNVKKNGGSGNQNSSPASWPDIPHCQPQPQRSSGMKAVFLGECETRSKRTGTGVFLPRNMGATSVETRKQTGCPVLVPDRVVRALNMNLKSMDLQQPQSLTKRSDLLEANEALKHGNMISTAEQRRTLRPVPASMNQTLKLPQEWTY, from the exons ATGGCTCAACGGGTGGACGAAGGGAAGTTCTGGCTGCAGTTGGAGTTTTTGACCGATGATGAAGTCTTGATGGGTTTCAAAGGGAAAGGCCTAAATGATTTTCGTCACGGGTATGCAAACTCGTTTAGTTTTAGCTCTGAGCTAAGTTCACCTGCTGAATCGGTGTTGGGCTCGGCAGAGACTGAGAGCGAGGAAGATGACTATGTCACAGCGTTAACCCAGAAGCTTGCTTACGCTACCCTTGGAGACTCGTACCTCTCTGCTGAAAACACCATG GGTTGGAAGTTGTCCGGTTCACCTCAATCGGCTCTCTGCAGTACCATGACTGGTTGCGGGTGCATGCCCGGTTTGAGCCGCGTTTCTCGTGTTTCTCTTCCACTGGATGGCGCAAATGCTGCTGCATGGCATTCGTTGTTAGCGGCTGTGGAGAGGGGTGCGCGGATGAGATTAATCGAAGAAACCTCTGCCTTTTGTTCTGGAAATCCCTTCGCTTGTTCAAGAAAACCTGATACCACCAACCCGAGTCATGGTTCTGGGTCTTACCCGGATCAATCCCGCGTCTCCTATCAACAATTGCAAGCAGCACAA TTTCAGCAGTTGAAACAGCAGCAACAGGTGGGTAGCTGTCTGGAGCAAGGGAAAATAGCTCACCGACATATGGTTCGGAATGTGAAAAAGAACGGAGGTTCAGGAAATCAAAACTCATCCCCGGCGTCTTGGCCGGATATACCGCATTGTCAACCACAACCGCAGCGTAGTTCTGGCATGAAGGCCGTTTTTCTTGGAGAATGCGAGACCAGAAGTAAGAGAACTGGAACTGGTGTTTTCTTGCCCAGAAACATGGGAGCAACCTCGGTCGAAACTCGCAAGCAAACAG GATGTCCTGTTTTAGTACCAGACAGAGTGGTGCGAGCGTTGAACATGAATCTAAAATCCATGGATCTCCAGCAACCACAGAGCCTGACCAAAAGAAGTG atCTCTTGGAGGCTAATGAAGCTTTAAAGCATGGAAATATGATTTCAACAGCGGAACAGAGGAGAACTCTGCGACCAGTACCTGCAAGCATGAATCAAACACTCAAGCTCCCTCAAGAATGGACCTACTAA
- the LOC140958522 gene encoding uncharacterized protein isoform X6 has product MAQRVDEGKFWLQLEFLTDDEVLMGFKGKGLNDFRHGYANSFSFSSELSSPAESVLGSAETESEEDDYVTALTQKLAYATLGDSYLSAENTMGWKLSGSPQSALCSTMTGCGCMPGLSRVSRVSLPLDGANAAAWHSLLAAVERGARMRLIEETSAFCSGNPFACSRKPDTTNPSHGSGSYPDQSRVSYQQLQAAQFQQLKQQQQVGSCLEQGKIAHRHMVRNVKKNGGSGNQNSSPASWPDIPHCQPQPQRSSGTGVFLPRNMGATSVETRKQTGCPVLVPDRVVRALNMNLKSMDLQQPQSLTKRSDLLEANEALKHGNMISTAEQRRTLRPVPASMNQTLKLPQEWTY; this is encoded by the exons ATGGCTCAACGGGTGGACGAAGGGAAGTTCTGGCTGCAGTTGGAGTTTTTGACCGATGATGAAGTCTTGATGGGTTTCAAAGGGAAAGGCCTAAATGATTTTCGTCACGGGTATGCAAACTCGTTTAGTTTTAGCTCTGAGCTAAGTTCACCTGCTGAATCGGTGTTGGGCTCGGCAGAGACTGAGAGCGAGGAAGATGACTATGTCACAGCGTTAACCCAGAAGCTTGCTTACGCTACCCTTGGAGACTCGTACCTCTCTGCTGAAAACACCATG GGTTGGAAGTTGTCCGGTTCACCTCAATCGGCTCTCTGCAGTACCATGACTGGTTGCGGGTGCATGCCCGGTTTGAGCCGCGTTTCTCGTGTTTCTCTTCCACTGGATGGCGCAAATGCTGCTGCATGGCATTCGTTGTTAGCGGCTGTGGAGAGGGGTGCGCGGATGAGATTAATCGAAGAAACCTCTGCCTTTTGTTCTGGAAATCCCTTCGCTTGTTCAAGAAAACCTGATACCACCAACCCGAGTCATGGTTCTGGGTCTTACCCGGATCAATCCCGCGTCTCCTATCAACAATTGCAAGCAGCACAA TTTCAGCAGTTGAAACAGCAGCAACAGGTGGGTAGCTGTCTGGAGCAAGGGAAAATAGCTCACCGACATATGGTTCGGAATGTGAAAAAGAACGGAGGTTCAGGAAATCAAAACTCATCCCCGGCGTCTTGGCCGGATATACCGCATTGTCAACCACAACCGCAGCGTAGTTCTGG AACTGGTGTTTTCTTGCCCAGAAACATGGGAGCAACCTCGGTCGAAACTCGCAAGCAAACAG GATGTCCTGTTTTAGTACCAGACAGAGTGGTGCGAGCGTTGAACATGAATCTAAAATCCATGGATCTCCAGCAACCACAGAGCCTGACCAAAAGAAGTG atCTCTTGGAGGCTAATGAAGCTTTAAAGCATGGAAATATGATTTCAACAGCGGAACAGAGGAGAACTCTGCGACCAGTACCTGCAAGCATGAATCAAACACTCAAGCTCCCTCAAGAATGGACCTACTAA